A stretch of Deltaproteobacteria bacterium DNA encodes these proteins:
- a CDS encoding ParA family protein produces the protein MTKIIAICNQKGGVGKTTTAVNLAACLAAAEKKTLLVDLDPQANATTGVGFNKMEVKKGSYQVVIGEEPIQSSIIKTELNFLDLLPSQSALAGAELELVNLVSRETRLKSALLSLADQYTYIIIDCPPSLGLLTLNALTAASFVLIPVQCEYYAMEGLADLKRTIGLVRQRLNPTLEIKGIVLTMFDPRNSLAHQVTQELRQHFNQIVFNVAIPRNVRLSEAPSHGKPIILYDVKSKGAVAYFELAQEVLAQDVEIINETEKMEETYGNKGTEKSVGEGSRLID, from the coding sequence ATGACTAAAATCATCGCAATTTGTAATCAAAAAGGTGGGGTTGGAAAAACAACCACCGCTGTTAATTTAGCCGCTTGTCTGGCCGCCGCTGAAAAAAAGACCCTTCTCGTTGATCTGGATCCTCAAGCTAACGCCACCACCGGAGTTGGTTTTAACAAAATGGAAGTGAAGAAGGGGAGTTACCAAGTAGTTATCGGCGAAGAACCCATTCAGTCGTCTATTATAAAAACAGAACTGAATTTTTTGGACCTCCTCCCCTCTCAGTCCGCTCTTGCCGGTGCCGAATTGGAGTTAGTCAATCTTGTTTCACGTGAAACACGCCTCAAATCCGCCCTACTCTCTTTGGCCGACCAATACACTTATATCATTATAGATTGCCCCCCTTCTCTTGGCCTTTTGACCCTAAATGCGCTAACGGCGGCCAGTTTTGTGCTAATTCCGGTACAATGTGAGTATTACGCCATGGAAGGATTAGCCGATTTAAAAAGAACCATTGGCCTTGTGCGTCAACGTTTAAACCCAACCTTAGAGATAAAAGGGATTGTTTTAACGATGTTTGACCCTAGAAATAGTTTGGCGCATCAGGTGACTCAAGAACTAAGACAGCATTTTAATCAAATTGTCTTTAATGTGGCTATTCCCCGAAATGTTCGCTTGAGTGAAGCCCCAAGCCATGGCAAGCCAATTATTTTATATGACGTTAAATCGAAAGGGGCTGTAGCCTATTTTGAATTAGCCCAAGAGGTCTTAGCTCAAGATGTTGAAATTATTAATGAAACTGAAAAAATGGAGGAAACTTATGGAAACAAAGGAACCGAGAAGAGCGTTGGGGAGGGGTCTCGCCTCATTGATTAG
- a CDS encoding ParB/RepB/Spo0J family partition protein — protein sequence METKEPRRALGRGLASLISPVADPISEEKIGPKTVLPIDQIFANRQQPRLEFNDEAIQELALSIKRDGVLQPIIVTPSADGRYELVAGERRFRAARMAGLTEVPVTIRSVSSDKMLELALIENIQREDLNAIEEAKGYQSLVDQFQISHADIAERVGKSREHVANSLRLLKLPKLVQEDVAAGRMNAGHARAILALPSLQDQLHFREKVLAESLSVRDVERMIQERGGVRKIIRKNNKKNLSPQIKLLLNEIEKALGTKVRLQMSAVEGHGTVSIDYYSWQDLDRIYRKIIA from the coding sequence ATGGAAACAAAGGAACCGAGAAGAGCGTTGGGGAGGGGTCTCGCCTCATTGATTAGTCCCGTTGCCGATCCTATTTCCGAAGAGAAAATAGGACCCAAGACCGTTCTCCCCATCGACCAAATTTTTGCAAACCGCCAACAACCGCGCCTTGAATTTAATGACGAGGCAATTCAGGAATTGGCGCTCTCCATCAAACGAGACGGAGTTTTACAGCCGATCATAGTGACCCCTTCCGCGGACGGGCGTTACGAGCTTGTCGCCGGTGAACGAAGATTTCGCGCCGCTCGGATGGCGGGTCTCACGGAAGTTCCTGTCACCATTCGTTCAGTCTCGAGTGATAAAATGTTGGAACTTGCGCTGATCGAAAATATTCAACGCGAAGATTTAAATGCGATTGAAGAAGCGAAAGGTTATCAATCACTGGTCGATCAATTTCAAATCAGTCACGCCGACATCGCCGAGCGAGTCGGAAAATCAAGAGAACATGTGGCCAATTCACTTCGTCTTTTAAAATTGCCGAAATTGGTGCAAGAAGATGTTGCGGCCGGTCGCATGAATGCAGGTCATGCGCGTGCGATCCTTGCTCTTCCTTCATTGCAAGACCAACTTCATTTTCGCGAAAAAGTTTTAGCAGAGTCTTTGAGCGTGCGTGATGTGGAGCGAATGATTCAAGAGAGAGGTGGTGTTCGAAAAATTATTCGCAAAAACAATAAAAAGAACTTGTCACCTCAGATAAAGTTGCTATTAAATGAAATTGAAAAAGCACTCGGCACGAAAGTCAGACTACAAATGAGTGCGGTGGAAGGACACGGTACAGTCTCAATAGATTATTATTCTTGGCAGGACTTGGACCGCATATATAGAAAAATCATAGCTTAA
- a CDS encoding polymer-forming cytoskeletal protein — MSKGNGWLKSKDQISGLLDKGCSFEGKIVFDGTVQINGEFTGEIQAEGTLVVGQEAKLSGKITVDTLVCYGCVDGKVEAKSRIEIHVPSVVTADISTRSLVIEDGALFQGHCHMQHPAKIEELPQPQPQQVASAAS; from the coding sequence ATGAGCAAAGGGAACGGTTGGCTGAAGTCGAAAGATCAAATCAGCGGTCTTCTGGATAAAGGTTGTAGCTTCGAAGGAAAGATCGTTTTTGATGGAACCGTTCAAATTAACGGCGAGTTCACCGGCGAAATTCAAGCCGAAGGAACTCTCGTTGTTGGTCAAGAAGCAAAACTCTCCGGAAAAATTACCGTTGATACTTTGGTTTGCTATGGTTGTGTTGACGGAAAAGTCGAAGCCAAAAGCCGCATTGAAATTCATGTGCCCTCTGTCGTCACAGCCGACATCAGTACCCGAAGTCTCGTGATTGAAGACGGCGCTCTTTTTCAGGGACATTGCCACATGCAACACCCTGCAAAGATTGAGGAATTGCCCCAACCTCAACCGCAACAAGTGGCTTCCGCGGCCTCTTAA
- a CDS encoding ATP synthase F0 subunit B, with amino-acid sequence MLLSSEIQLMPDMTFFIQLGIFLVVAVSLNYLVFKPVLKIIQLRKSKTEGDRKKIHTVAEKTEQLMKEYEAKMEAAKKEAFKLKESLKREGEEQGQKVIHEAKQASLTQIEQIKKEIAISSDHALKDLEEQSKTLGKNLAEKVLGRPIN; translated from the coding sequence ATGCTTTTATCGTCTGAAATCCAATTGATGCCGGATATGACTTTCTTTATACAACTGGGCATTTTTCTGGTTGTTGCGGTCAGTCTTAACTACCTTGTTTTTAAACCGGTTCTCAAAATTATTCAGTTAAGAAAATCAAAAACAGAAGGCGATCGCAAAAAAATTCATACTGTTGCTGAGAAAACAGAACAACTCATGAAAGAATATGAAGCCAAAATGGAAGCGGCCAAAAAGGAAGCTTTTAAGTTGAAGGAGTCGCTGAAACGGGAAGGGGAGGAACAGGGACAAAAAGTGATTCATGAAGCAAAACAGGCAAGCCTCACCCAAATCGAACAAATTAAAAAAGAAATTGCAATCTCAAGTGATCATGCTCTCAAAGATTTGGAAGAACAATCAAAAACCTTGGGGAAAAATCTTGCTGAAAAAGTTCTTGGTCGTCCAATAAATTAA
- a CDS encoding ATP synthase F0 subunit B: MELSLLYKWINFILFSGALVYLLRDPLRVFLGNRREILKKEIEEITRERLKIESHFQSYRKKLAEAGNEIQKLTEDLRKEGELEKQSILQKAKEYVEKIKKDAAKVGEQELNKTRLLLKKKTLLTAVEHAKDLLEKLIGPKDHERLVGGAIQNLEKKELGAKEHEGSHLS; encoded by the coding sequence ATGGAACTCTCTCTTTTATATAAGTGGATCAATTTCATTCTTTTTTCCGGAGCTCTTGTTTATTTGTTGAGAGATCCTCTTCGCGTTTTTTTGGGAAACCGCCGCGAAATTCTTAAAAAGGAAATAGAAGAAATCACAAGAGAACGTCTCAAAATCGAAAGTCATTTTCAGTCCTATCGCAAAAAATTGGCAGAGGCTGGCAATGAAATTCAAAAATTGACAGAAGATTTAAGGAAAGAGGGAGAGTTGGAAAAACAGTCAATTCTTCAAAAAGCCAAAGAGTATGTCGAAAAAATTAAAAAAGATGCCGCAAAAGTTGGAGAACAAGAACTCAATAAAACTCGGCTTCTTTTGAAGAAGAAAACATTGCTGACAGCGGTTGAACACGCGAAAGATTTGCTCGAAAAATTGATCGGACCCAAAGACCACGAACGTTTGGTTGGAGGAGCGATACAAAATCTGGAAAAGAAAGAATTAGGAGCCAAAGAACATGAAGGATCGCATCTTAGCTGA
- the atpH gene encoding ATP synthase F1 subunit delta has product MKDRILAERYAKALFSLGVEEKSLDRFRDEIGRMAGAVAAEPRLLKILSYKELATEKREQILDELSSKLYLSPYIRNFFKILLERNRILIFPFVAEAFENLVRRSENVMIAKVKIANKESFQFYNADLQKTLEKITGKKIEFDITEEPKLIGGFQIALGDKIFDASVRGELKRIQENWL; this is encoded by the coding sequence ATGAAGGATCGCATCTTAGCTGAGCGCTACGCCAAGGCCCTCTTTAGTTTGGGGGTGGAGGAAAAATCGTTGGACCGTTTTCGTGATGAAATCGGTCGCATGGCGGGAGCTGTTGCCGCTGAGCCCAGACTTCTCAAAATTCTTTCTTATAAGGAATTGGCGACGGAAAAAAGAGAACAAATTTTGGACGAATTAAGTTCCAAACTTTATTTGTCTCCATATATCCGGAATTTTTTTAAAATTCTTTTGGAGCGCAACCGCATTCTTATTTTTCCGTTTGTTGCGGAAGCGTTTGAAAATCTCGTGCGCAGGAGCGAAAATGTAATGATTGCAAAAGTGAAAATTGCAAACAAGGAAAGCTTTCAATTTTACAATGCCGATTTGCAAAAAACTTTGGAAAAAATAACGGGAAAGAAAATCGAATTCGATATTACAGAAGAACCAAAATTAATCGGCGGTTTTCAAATTGCGTTGGGAGATAAAATTTTTGACGCCAGTGTTCGGGGTGAATTAAAAAGGATTCAGGAAAATTGGTTATAA
- the atpG gene encoding ATP synthase F1 subunit gamma produces MPSLKSIKKRIGSVKNTQKITKAMKMVAAAKLRRAQQSALISRKYTEAITELSHRLIASQTIDARNPLTVPRTKIARREYLVMTSDRGLCGGFNSNLLRRLGDQLTECKGIGIETACRLIGKKGRDYFKSKNWSMSESITHIYDTLDRSISEELAKVAIQRFESGKTDEVWLVYNLFKSALVQEMTFQQILPLTHSSAKKGKGEAVDCIFEPSAKEVLDAALRETVVSQIHQAFLESIASELAARMTAMENATNNASDMIGYLTLQYNRARQASITKDLMDIVNGAEALR; encoded by the coding sequence ATGCCTTCATTGAAGAGTATTAAAAAACGAATTGGGTCGGTAAAGAATACGCAGAAAATCACCAAGGCGATGAAAATGGTGGCGGCGGCAAAGTTGCGTCGTGCGCAACAGTCTGCGCTTATCTCCAGAAAATATACCGAAGCCATCACGGAATTAAGCCATCGGCTGATTGCCAGCCAGACAATCGATGCGCGAAATCCGCTCACTGTCCCAAGAACAAAAATCGCGCGCAGAGAATATCTGGTGATGACTTCTGACAGAGGTTTGTGCGGTGGTTTCAACAGCAATTTGCTTCGTCGTTTGGGTGACCAGTTAACGGAATGCAAAGGAATTGGAATTGAAACGGCTTGTCGCTTAATCGGCAAAAAGGGGCGGGATTATTTTAAATCAAAAAATTGGTCCATGTCCGAGTCGATTACACATATTTATGACACGCTCGACCGCAGTATTTCCGAAGAACTGGCCAAGGTTGCGATTCAACGTTTTGAGTCAGGTAAGACCGATGAAGTTTGGTTGGTCTACAATCTTTTTAAATCCGCGTTGGTTCAAGAAATGACTTTTCAGCAGATCCTTCCTTTAACCCATTCCTCAGCAAAAAAAGGGAAAGGGGAGGCGGTCGATTGTATTTTTGAGCCGAGCGCCAAAGAGGTATTGGATGCGGCTTTGAGAGAGACAGTTGTTTCACAAATTCATCAGGCTTTTTTGGAATCGATTGCGTCAGAGTTGGCGGCAAGAATGACAGCCATGGAAAATGCAACCAACAACGCATCCGATATGATCGGTTATTTAACATTACAATACAATCGCGCCCGCCAAGCCTCCATCACCAAAGATTTGATGGACATTGTGAACGGCGCAGAAGCGTTGAGATAA
- the atpD gene encoding F0F1 ATP synthase subunit beta → MTTNGHGSYALGEVIQVIGPAVDVRFNKDLPEIYSALKVTNPSINKDQWNLTLEVAQHIGENTVRCIAMDASDGLVRGMEVLNTGKPIQMPVGKEALGRILNVIGQPVDEGGPVNAKKLYPIHRTAPSFEEQSTEVEMFETGIKVIDLLAPYPRGGKIGLFGGAGVGKTVIVMELINNVAQQHGGFSVFAGVGERTREGNDLWFEMKESGVLERTALVYGQMNEPPGARARVALSALTVAEYFRDEEKQDVLLFIDNIFRFTQAGSEVSALLGRMPSAVGYQPTLATEMGELQERITTTKNGSITSVQAIYVPADDLTDPAPATTFAHLDATTVLSRQIAELGIYPAVDPLDSTSRILTPEVIGEEHYQVAREVQRILQRYKDLQDIIAILGMDELSEEDKLTVARARKIQRFLSQPFFVAAQFTGLEGKYVKLADTIRSFKELCAGKYDDLPEQAFYLVGTIEEAVAKAEKLTAA, encoded by the coding sequence ATGACGACAAATGGACATGGAAGTTATGCTTTGGGAGAGGTGATACAGGTTATCGGACCCGCAGTGGACGTTCGGTTTAACAAAGACCTCCCCGAAATTTATTCGGCATTGAAGGTGACAAACCCTTCCATCAACAAAGACCAATGGAATTTGACTTTGGAAGTGGCGCAACACATCGGTGAAAATACGGTTCGTTGTATTGCCATGGATGCCTCGGATGGTTTGGTCCGTGGGATGGAAGTTTTGAACACCGGAAAACCAATCCAGATGCCGGTCGGCAAAGAAGCCCTCGGCCGCATTTTGAATGTGATCGGTCAACCGGTGGATGAAGGCGGTCCCGTTAACGCAAAAAAATTGTATCCCATTCATCGCACCGCCCCTTCGTTTGAAGAACAATCAACCGAAGTTGAAATGTTTGAGACCGGCATTAAAGTGATCGATCTTTTGGCTCCCTATCCTCGTGGTGGAAAAATTGGTCTCTTCGGCGGCGCCGGTGTTGGCAAAACCGTTATCGTGATGGAGCTCATCAACAACGTTGCCCAACAACACGGCGGATTCTCTGTCTTTGCGGGCGTGGGAGAAAGAACCCGCGAAGGAAACGATCTCTGGTTTGAAATGAAAGAGTCCGGTGTGTTGGAGAGAACCGCTCTTGTTTATGGACAGATGAATGAACCTCCGGGTGCGCGTGCCCGCGTGGCGTTGTCCGCTTTGACCGTCGCAGAATATTTCCGCGACGAAGAAAAACAGGACGTGCTTTTATTCATCGATAATATTTTCAGATTTACGCAGGCCGGTTCCGAAGTGTCAGCTCTTTTGGGACGCATGCCCTCCGCCGTCGGTTATCAACCAACGTTGGCAACCGAAATGGGTGAATTGCAGGAACGCATTACCACAACAAAAAATGGTTCGATCACTTCTGTGCAGGCGATTTATGTTCCCGCCGACGACTTGACCGACCCCGCTCCCGCAACAACCTTTGCCCACTTGGACGCCACCACCGTGTTGTCGCGTCAGATTGCAGAATTGGGAATTTATCCCGCCGTTGATCCACTCGATTCCACTTCCCGCATTTTGACACCGGAAGTCATCGGCGAAGAACATTATCAGGTGGCCCGCGAAGTGCAGAGAATTTTGCAACGCTATAAAGATTTGCAGGATATCATCGCCATCTTGGGAATGGATGAACTCTCTGAAGAAGATAAATTGACCGTGGCGCGTGCAAGAAAAATTCAGCGCTTCTTGTCACAACCCTTCTTTGTGGCCGCGCAATTTACGGGGCTTGAAGGAAAATATGTAAAACTCGCCGACACGATTCGCAGTTTCAAAGAATTATGTGCCGGAAAATATGATGATCTTCCCGAACAGGCTTTCTATTTGGTGGGAACCATCGAAGAAGCCGTAGCAAAAGCGGAAAAATTGACAGCCGCGTAG
- a CDS encoding F0F1 ATP synthase subunit epsilon — protein MKLKVLTQNEVLMDADVDSVTLPGTLGQMTILPHHAAMLATLKKGKIHYRVKGQLQAGAEIVGGFVEVHKDHVLVLTNLSAEPTSQTPEANPLHH, from the coding sequence ATGAAACTCAAAGTTTTAACACAAAATGAAGTTTTGATGGATGCCGATGTTGATTCAGTCACATTACCCGGAACTCTGGGGCAGATGACCATATTGCCGCATCACGCGGCCATGCTGGCCACTTTGAAAAAAGGGAAGATCCATTATCGGGTGAAAGGTCAATTGCAAGCGGGAGCTGAAATTGTTGGCGGTTTTGTGGAAGTTCACAAAGACCATGTGTTGGTTCTGACAAATCTTAGTGCTGAACCAACTTCGCAAACTCCGGAAGCAAATCCTTTACACCACTGA
- a CDS encoding NAAT family transporter translates to MSFTEYIILCFPAVFVILNPFSAASSFLSLTSGQSEEQQVSVAQRACITSFVVLMLFAFAGHFIFQVFQITISAFRIAGGIILFGIGLEMLKLRPNRIKQTEEEMKEGMGKEDVAIVPLGIPLLSGPGAITTIMVLTAEISWKNKWSGLLQMGGLIVSCALSLVIIYFILVNSKRLLDLFKITGVGLITRIMGLILSVIATQFVISGVKDLLPEFAKLVQH, encoded by the coding sequence ATGTCTTTTACTGAATATATCATTCTGTGTTTCCCTGCGGTTTTTGTTATTTTGAACCCTTTTTCCGCCGCATCGTCTTTTCTTTCATTAACCTCCGGTCAGTCAGAAGAGCAACAAGTCAGTGTTGCCCAAAGGGCCTGTATCACTTCCTTTGTTGTTTTAATGCTTTTTGCTTTTGCAGGGCATTTCATTTTTCAGGTCTTCCAAATCACTATTTCAGCTTTTCGCATCGCGGGCGGTATCATTCTGTTCGGGATTGGTCTTGAAATGTTGAAACTAAGACCCAACCGGATCAAACAAACAGAAGAAGAAATGAAAGAGGGCATGGGAAAAGAGGATGTGGCGATTGTTCCTTTAGGAATTCCTTTGTTGAGCGGACCCGGCGCCATCACAACGATTATGGTTTTGACCGCCGAAATTAGTTGGAAAAATAAATGGTCCGGTCTTCTTCAAATGGGGGGGTTGATCGTCAGTTGCGCTCTCAGCCTTGTCATCATCTATTTTATTCTCGTTAACTCCAAGCGTCTTTTGGATCTTTTTAAAATCACGGGCGTTGGTTTGATCACCCGCATTATGGGATTGATTCTGTCCGTGATTGCCACCCAGTTTGTAATCAGTGGTGTAAAGGATTTGCTTCCGGAGTTTGCGAAGTTGGTTCAGCACTAA